A single Symbiobacterium thermophilum IAM 14863 DNA region contains:
- a CDS encoding HD family phosphohydrolase — MIWGVFFFALLTLVLGNQTVPARLDVNVGDVAPRDVRAPRAVFNEILTRQRQEAAEQAVTPVYKREPAVLENAERYVKAIFTEIRRIRGQAAIDLGTRAQNLADRIRLAVLPEEVYEALLTADDAAIDLVEEQALALLRTALGEDVYERDVARVKVGIDSGAEPFILAVEDPNLAQFVRELVKSRIESNMVQDQEQTDWLRTRAAQEVPEVWWQPGQLIIEKGKTITEDQYQALVDLGLVGQKASYQGWAGAALMSLVAVAVMAVSISRWRPELLERDSKLMLLGLIGFITLFLSLAMNLFSVQLGEGASYLMPIALNAVLAAILLDPRVALLQSVLLAVLLGIFASSAQVGAVAVGVVGSAVGVYTVARVESRNDLYRSGLMVGVANAVTVLALNLLESAPLLDWQVWRDVALGAGNGLLVAILATGALPLFETLFGIVTPLKLLELSNPNHPLLKRLMVEAPGSYHHTILVANLCEAAAEAIGADPVLARVGAYYHDIGKIKRPAFFVENQFGGENPHDKLPPSLSAMIITSHVKEGVELAREAGLPQEIVDFIPEHHGTMLVSYFYHMASQNNPSEYVLEEDFRYEGPKPRSRETAICMLADGCEASVRAMRQKGHLSHDQIEQQVRRIINDRLQQGQLDNCDLTLKELDTIARVFVKVLSGVHHARIDYPGQQKPSEGADPAQAGAGQEGSTAAQTGAGQAGAAAGPAGAAEDTEDTTDGDLG; from the coding sequence GTGATCTGGGGGGTTTTCTTCTTCGCGCTCTTGACGCTGGTCCTGGGCAACCAGACCGTGCCCGCCCGCCTGGACGTGAACGTGGGCGACGTGGCGCCGCGGGACGTGCGCGCGCCGCGGGCGGTGTTCAATGAGATCCTGACCAGACAGCGGCAGGAGGCCGCCGAGCAGGCCGTGACCCCCGTCTACAAGCGGGAGCCTGCGGTGCTGGAGAACGCCGAGAGATACGTGAAGGCGATCTTCACGGAAATCCGTCGGATCAGGGGCCAGGCCGCCATCGACCTGGGGACCCGAGCCCAGAACCTGGCCGACCGGATCCGGCTGGCCGTGCTGCCTGAGGAGGTCTATGAGGCGCTCCTGACGGCCGATGATGCGGCGATTGACCTGGTCGAGGAGCAGGCGCTCGCGCTCCTGCGTACAGCGCTGGGCGAGGACGTGTACGAGCGGGACGTGGCCCGCGTCAAGGTCGGCATCGACAGCGGCGCGGAGCCCTTCATCCTGGCCGTCGAGGACCCGAATCTCGCCCAGTTCGTGCGCGAGCTGGTGAAGAGCCGGATCGAGTCCAACATGGTGCAGGACCAGGAGCAGACCGACTGGCTGCGCACGCGGGCCGCGCAGGAGGTCCCCGAGGTTTGGTGGCAACCCGGCCAGCTGATCATTGAAAAGGGCAAGACCATCACTGAGGACCAGTACCAGGCCCTGGTCGACCTGGGGCTTGTGGGCCAGAAGGCCAGCTACCAGGGCTGGGCCGGCGCCGCCCTGATGTCGCTGGTGGCGGTGGCGGTCATGGCCGTCTCCATTTCCCGCTGGCGGCCGGAGCTTCTGGAGCGGGATTCCAAGCTGATGCTGCTGGGGCTCATCGGGTTCATCACGCTCTTCCTCTCCCTGGCGATGAACCTCTTCTCCGTGCAGCTGGGCGAGGGCGCGTCCTACCTCATGCCCATTGCCCTCAACGCCGTGCTGGCCGCCATCCTGCTGGATCCCCGGGTGGCCCTACTGCAGTCCGTGCTCCTCGCCGTGCTGCTGGGCATCTTCGCCTCGTCCGCCCAGGTGGGTGCCGTCGCCGTCGGGGTCGTGGGGTCGGCGGTGGGCGTCTACACCGTCGCCCGGGTGGAGAGCCGGAACGACCTGTACCGCTCGGGCCTGATGGTGGGCGTCGCCAACGCGGTGACGGTCCTGGCCCTGAACCTGCTGGAGTCGGCCCCGCTGCTCGACTGGCAGGTGTGGCGGGACGTCGCCCTGGGCGCGGGCAACGGCCTGCTGGTAGCGATCCTGGCCACCGGCGCCCTGCCGCTGTTTGAGACGCTGTTCGGCATCGTCACGCCGCTGAAGCTGCTGGAGCTCTCCAACCCCAACCACCCGCTGTTGAAGCGGTTGATGGTGGAGGCGCCGGGCTCCTACCACCACACCATCCTCGTGGCCAACCTGTGCGAGGCGGCCGCAGAGGCCATCGGTGCCGACCCGGTCCTGGCCCGGGTCGGGGCATACTACCACGACATCGGCAAGATCAAGCGGCCGGCCTTCTTCGTGGAGAACCAGTTCGGCGGCGAGAACCCTCACGACAAGCTGCCGCCGAGCCTGTCCGCGATGATCATCACCAGCCACGTGAAGGAAGGGGTCGAGCTGGCCCGGGAGGCCGGCCTGCCCCAGGAGATTGTCGACTTCATCCCCGAGCACCACGGCACCATGCTGGTCAGCTACTTCTACCACATGGCGTCGCAGAACAACCCATCCGAGTACGTGCTCGAAGAGGACTTCCGCTACGAGGGGCCCAAGCCCCGGAGCCGGGAGACGGCCATCTGCATGCTCGCGGATGGGTGTGAGGCCTCGGTCCGGGCCATGCGGCAGAAGGGCCACCTCTCCCACGATCAGATCGAGCAGCAGGTGCGCCGGATCATCAACGACCGGCTCCAGCAGGGGCAGCTGGACAACTGCGACCTGACCCTGAAGGAGCTGGACACCATCGCCCGGGTGTTCGTGAAGGTGCTGAGCGGCGTCCACCACGCCCGCATCGACTACCCCGGCCAGCAGAAGCCGTCCGAGGGCGCCGATCCGGCCCAGGCCGGCGCCGGCCAGGAGGGATCGACGGCCGCGCAGACCGGTGCGGGGCAGGCTGGGGCAGCCGCCGGGCCTGCCGGCGCCGCGGAGGATACGGAGGATACGACCGATGGAGATCTGGGTTAA
- the ybeY gene encoding rRNA maturation RNase YbeY, whose translation MEIWVNNDQEIVEFTEEHEELIRRVAERALELAGAGLGSNVSVSVTLVDDETITDLNRDHRGLASPTDVLSFSQLEGEDMGDLPEGEPMPLGDIVISLERCVSQAAEYGHSFERELGFLTAHGMLHLMGWDHQTPEDEARMMAKTEEILAGLGLSR comes from the coding sequence ATGGAGATCTGGGTTAACAACGACCAGGAGATCGTGGAGTTTACAGAGGAGCACGAGGAGCTGATCCGCCGGGTCGCCGAGCGGGCCCTGGAGCTGGCCGGGGCCGGGCTCGGCTCCAACGTCTCCGTCTCCGTCACGCTCGTGGACGATGAGACCATCACCGATCTGAACCGGGACCACCGGGGGCTGGCCAGCCCCACCGACGTGCTCTCCTTCTCGCAGCTGGAAGGGGAGGACATGGGCGACCTGCCCGAGGGCGAACCCATGCCTCTGGGCGACATCGTCATCTCGCTGGAGCGCTGCGTCAGCCAGGCCGCCGAATACGGCCACTCGTTCGAGCGGGAGCTGGGCTTTCTCACGGCGCACGGCATGCTCCACCTGATGGGCTGGGACCACCAGACCCCGGAGGACGAGGCCAGGATGATGGCCAAGACGGAGGAGATCCTGGCGGGACTGGGGCTGAGCCGATGA
- a CDS encoding diacylglycerol kinase family protein, giving the protein MSGRPFRHKALLPRFRDAGRGLVRAYREEPNLRFHVFAGTCAAVAAYAVGVSGWEVAYLGGTIALVLSAELVNTAVERATDLAAGGRRHPLAGAAKEVAAGAVLLTALHALFAATLLFALRRDLAESVQAVFRLLIHRPLWLLPPAIAGVLGLFGGSRHES; this is encoded by the coding sequence ATGAGCGGGCGGCCTTTCCGGCACAAGGCGCTCCTCCCGCGCTTTCGCGATGCAGGCCGCGGGCTGGTGCGCGCGTACCGGGAAGAGCCGAACCTGCGGTTCCACGTGTTCGCCGGCACCTGCGCGGCGGTGGCCGCTTACGCGGTGGGCGTATCCGGCTGGGAGGTGGCCTACCTGGGCGGCACGATTGCGCTGGTGCTGTCTGCCGAGTTGGTGAATACGGCGGTGGAGCGGGCGACGGACCTGGCCGCCGGCGGGAGACGGCACCCCCTGGCCGGCGCGGCCAAGGAGGTGGCCGCCGGCGCCGTGCTGCTCACCGCGCTGCACGCCTTGTTTGCCGCGACGCTTCTTTTTGCGTTGCGGCGGGACCTGGCGGAGAGCGTGCAGGCGGTGTTCCGCCTTCTGATCCACCGGCCGCTGTGGCTGTTGCCGCCGGCCATAGCCGGGGTGCTGGGCCTCTTCGGGGGATCCCGGCACGAGTCCTAA